Sequence from the Temnothorax longispinosus isolate EJ_2023e unplaced genomic scaffold, Tlon_JGU_v1 HiC_scaffold_42, whole genome shotgun sequence genome:
CCTATGTTGCACACCCTATGCTACGAGCTGATACATACTATGCAACGCCGACATTAAGGAGCCCTCTCGGCAGCCCGAGTTGTCCCATCGACATCGACGGACAGGCTCTATGACTAACAAGTTTGCACTTTAACGCATAACGGGGCATTCCGCCGTGTACCATAGATCATGGTCCATGACCCGCGGATTGCGTGGGCCGGCCACCATAATCATTCCTCGCCTCGATACAGCGACGCGGCGGCGATGCGGTACCACGAGCATTAAGTTTCCgactcttcttcttcttcttctttttcttcatcgtcttcttcttcttcttcttcgcctTTCATTCCCACTCCCGCTCAATCTCAATCGCGCTATCTCCCGCATCGAACTCACTCCTTTTGCGATAGCGCAGCCAATTTCGTCGCTTCGATCGAGAAATAATCACGTCGCGCGACTAATCTCTTCAGGGACagttattttacatttgattGACGaattatatgtgtaaaaattaattagtcaaACTAATCaaattgtgtatatatgtatatagatggCAATTTcatctaatataaaatttactctTCGTTACATTGATTACTGATATAAAACGCActtcatttaataattaatcaaaaatatatttgcgagatatttttaaaataaatttgttaagtaTAGTAAATGTCGTTTTCCCCGAAAAAACCGGCAGAAACGTTCATGGCAAggcaaaaattttgcaaaaatctcAGTAGTTTTGCAAGAAAATGCAAATCCGAACGAAATAGCGCGTAACTCTGTGCATACGAGGTATTCGCGAGTAGTACAGGTTGTACCAACCGCGAAGATTAATTTAGCCGCagctataaataaatgtcgGATAGATAATAAATCGTTCCGCAAAATACGCAGCGCGGATAAATAGATACCTTCGGGGTAACGAAATTCCTTCGATTTTTCATCGGCGGTCGCGcgattatacataattaatcgATCCGGCGCGACATTCCGGTCAGGATACGATCGCGTCGCGGGTATTCGGGATCTCCGATCGCCCGTAATAGAAATGTAATCCTGGGTTATTGGGTTTTATCTAgattataaaatctaaatgACTCAATCGCCAACGACGATGCATCATCGCCGAACGCGTATCAAAAATGATTACGACCAATACGTCGCCGTCGTAATCATTGTCATTAgtgtaattatcattatttattgacCGGCAATAATATCGTCTAAAGTTTCGCTCGAACGTATAACGTCGCTCCACAAACGGGATACCGACGTCGCGCATTTTACTCttcggaaattaattataagtaatgaTACGGCACATGACACGAACGACGCGCGGACTGCTCTGATTAAGCACTGTTGAGAGGAAATGCACGGCGACATAAATTGTAGCCTGCAATCGGGCAAGGCGATATAAGTGTCAAGGACGTTTTTCATATATCGTCACAGACTTTTCTTTCCTGTTGTATCTACTTCGTAATAAGCAGATAAGATTTATTACGCTTACTCCCCAATGCTGTCACGTATTTACTCTACATTCTCATGtgatcaaaaaataaaaaaaaagccaaTTAAACTTGAGTGCGTACGTTtcttaagaataataaaaagaggacatttaaattagatatcttatcgctttaaattagaaatgtaGCATTCcatcattttcaattatataattataacgatctttaagtataatataattatattactagaagcttttaaattacttaaagcaatctaaaatgttaaaaatcttgtttttttatcgcttttttttttaaatttttcttcgcACCGTAAAAACAGTTCAGCCAAGAAACCGTTTTAAAAACTAACTTTTgccatatttttacatatatattgtcgTTTATCCCAATCTTCAAATATCTCGCACGTCTCTTAAAAGTTGTTTTATCTCTTGTTGTTTCACAGCTCGAACCGGCAGACTCGATGGTTCGAAGGTAAATGGCCACGAAGGAACTTTGCCCGACGAAATGTATCATATAATCTGATCGTCCTTGCCAGCAATGCAAAGACACATAAGCGACGGCATAATGAGCCATTAGCCCGAGAGTGTCGATGACAGAGCCTGATACTATACCCGCTATCTCTTCGTAAACCGAATGCGCCATGAACGTTACGCGCGTTCCCCCCAACGCTTTAACGCTCCGAGAGTGAACATCGTTTAATCATCGATTACCACGGATTCTCCACTCTCGCGCGAAACATATCGTAAAACGagcaaacaaaaatttggaaGATATGCAAATCCATTGAGTATATACGAGGCGCGATGCGAGAAACGAGATGGttcaaagataatattttcgttTCGTATAACTGTTGCGAAATCGCAAGAAAATTCTTCCTCCTTTATGACTTTCGTACTGTCTGTATACATTATAAACGAAAGAGATGGGACTGGAATGATTCGAAagacttgaaaaatattggtATAAActtcaaaatatatgtaattaaattttatcgttattaaattaatattttagtttgcAAATgtgttcatatttttaatcaattttaatactaGTGATCATCGAGACTTaagtgaatataaaatttacgcGATATTTACGAATAACAACGTAGATTGTATTTGGAAGATCTCGAAGAAATCTGCCACTGAAGGCATATAAggcaaaaattaattctcgtTAGACAGATTCGAATTTATATATCGCAAAAAGAcacgatatataaattgatttatgaAAAGCCTCGGTCGAGCTTCCGTGCACGTCGTCACGTAACTTATCGTGTCGACGAGCCGGAAATCGAACGAAATTTCTCCGGGGGACTCGAAAAAGGACGACcatcgggggggggggcgatCGGGACAAACGGATGGAATCCCAGATGGTCGCGATGGACACGCGATGCGTACGGCGTACGTGCGGTCCGCAATGTATACGCCGCCGAGGAAGATAGCCGGGTGTAAGAGTCGGGTTCTGGTCCGCGAGGCTGCGGTATCCGACGAGGAGGGTGCCCTTGAAGCGGGCGGGGTCGTCACTCGCAGGGCCGCGGGTAAACGACCATCGGAAACCCATGTGTGTTACCAGCCGGGGCTCGGAGCCTTACAGCCTCGTAGCTTTACTTACTCGCACTACTTAAGTTTCTGGGTGTGTATGCGCGTCTCACGCTgatctccctctccccccctcaCCCCCACCCCCTTTCTCTACCTCCTCTCCCATCCCGTCACGGGAAGCACCACCGTGGACCACGGAGAAAACCTACCTTGCCCATCTATACCACTACCCACCGGTGGAAgcgccggccggccggcgaCCACTTCTCTTGCCTTACGAGTGTTATGAAACGACTCCTGCCTTCTTCCTTCACGCTGCCAATTTATAGGTTTAATTACCGCCTCGTGGCGCGCGGTGCTCGCGATCCTCGTCGAGAGCAGAAACCCGAAGCTGGATCATACGGCGACGTTAAAAGCGATTTAATCCGTCGGACTGCTGTATTAATCGACGATAAGCGATTTGTCCGCTTTACAGGTATTGCTCGAGACTGTCGGCTATCAGAGACAAGCGTACGCAGCGTTGGTAGAGCGCACTTGCGCTCTAAAGGTATGTTCAACTCTTTCGCCGCTGCCATGCTCAATCATACCTCTTGTTACTTGTGACGTACagacatatataatatgtatataattagaaaagaaCGTAATTAGAATTTGAGCGTATAAAGTCGAAATATTAGCAGGAAGtgctatttaattaatgtgcaTTCCTAACATAAGTAGTATCCTTTAATCTAGtttctattttaatgtattcCCTAAGCTTGTCGCCGTTTTCAATATATTcgtattttttcaagtttaaaaaagtaatttttaaatttaagggAAAAAAGTCGAATTCAAGAAaaagaagttattaaaatgGCACAAAGAAACAATGTTCAATTATCATAAATCAGTTTGCTCAAATTTCGTTGTCATGCATTACTAGTGATATGCTCGTCATAATGATCCAGATTTCAAAATTGATCCATACAGAAATTGAAATCGGCAATTCCTGATCCATAgtcatgtttatatttttatcaagtttcgtcctttaaaataattttgcgatCGGGGTGCGTTTTTGTACAAAAGGGGGTTGAAAAATTGCTGTCTAAATGAAAAAGACTTATCCGAGCCAATAGCGACTATctcgattaataaaaattatgcatattgAAACGTAATTTCTTGGACCTAGTAGAAAAACCGTGAAAAAATctcggatttttttttcagcggAAAAGGGCTCGTGAAAGGAAAGGGGTTCGGTGGCGGGCGAAAGGCGCGGTACCACGGATGGAGAGGAAATGGTTCGCGACGGGCCGTGTTGCGCGAGGGCAACCTTGGGCATAACTCGGTAGGGCCGGACGTGCACCGTGGTGCTCCTACAGCCCAGTAATGAGCCAAATCCATTACGGCAGCGGGAACAGCGGCCAGCAACACCGTAAGCCAACTATGCTACGCGAGTCCGACTCCGGTCTCCCATCtttcctccctctcttcccCGGCCCCTCTAGAGAGAGTTTTACCCAACCCTCAGCCATCCGCTTACCATCCACCCATCCGCGATCTGTACGTGTGCCTATGCCACGCACGTACCGTGTCGTTAACAAGCCCCTAACCAATGGCACCGGTTCGGTACCGATTCCAATTATAGACCGCGTTAGAGCGCGCGTTCCACGTAGCTCTAGTGgcgcatatatacatatacatagagatagagagagatagagtATCGGAGAGTAACGTTCCATACCTTCTTTTCCTTCCGCTCCTCCTGCGCGCTCCACGTCCTCGTCTCTCAACCCTCCGACGTACTTGCTCCTTTTTCGAATTCGAAATCGCGGAACCGGACCGCCATTATGCTCTCCACTCCCCGACTCGGGGGGGTAAACCGAGAATTTACGAGACGGGGATTCGCGGGAGCAATTTCGTCGCTGGATGAGTTATCGTCGAGGGAACGCGGTACTCGACGGCGGTGGTCGCGGGGTATCCGCGCAAGGTGTACTCGCAAGGTCACGACGCGCGACCGAGGACATTCCTCCCTCCGCCCACCCTCCCCCGCCGCCTCCGCCGCCGCCCCCCGCGgccgccaccgccgtcgcTGCGGTCGGTGGTGGCGCCACGCAATTgtcaattaacatttttaccgACGCGCAAGAAAACACGAAGCTACATACCGTAAAGCCGCGTACGTACATGCCCGCGGTTGGTCCGTGCTCGACGGGGTTCCTCCGTGGGGTCACGAAAACGATGCGCGCGGGGTACAGGGCCGAGTAGGTACCGGCATTCGGCAACGATCGAATGGACGAATAATCGCGCGCGCAttcatttgtatatttttaaacaaaatatgcAACATTTTTTCTCTACAGCGCGCGTCAGGCGGTACTCCGACTTTTCTCGAGAAATCTCGTTGCGATCGACTACATAAtgactaattttaattttaattttaattttaattttaattttcgagaCAAAGAACAAGATCTGATATTATTAGTACACCAATAccgtaaaaagaatatttaagtgaataataaatgttaatacttcataattttaaaaataaatttcaaaaaaagttcAAATCCAGAAAATTGCGCCAAATAAAAGGAGGAAAtatgataaacattaaaaaaatacaccaatatcaaaagaaattcttttacGAATTAGTATTATAcggcaaaaaatataagacgTCGAGTAAAATATCggcaaaaaaatcgataaagaaTTCACGATAAATGCGTtaccttgaaaaaaaaaataggaataTCTGAGGATcttttcgagaaatatatatacagacatatatacatatctccGGACACATCCATCCTGATACTTAAGAAAACAACGTGGACTCGTTTTTCACTCGTATGTTGGCGAGACGCGATTAATACCATTATTAATGTGCGTATATCCCACcccaatttatttttctccttgAAAACTGCTAATCGTGCTCTGCGCCGGCCGACCGGACGCGATCCGGAGACTCCACGGTGCGATATTTCTGGATTAGTAGTCGGTCTAGATTAAATTCCACGACGCTCTAACGGCGCGAATAATATCCCGTTCGGGCGAGATCGacgataatttataaacttgcCGAGGCACAGcctcgaattttttttagcgaTTCGCCATTTCTGGCTCGATCGCGATACTGGGGTTGTTccgattatttattacaggaacgaaatttatttattcgcgcGGTCGCCTTACTTTGTTCAGGATACGTTGCTAATAGTCGGAATACTACAAATTCTGAATTTTCTATTGAAAGTGCCATAAGATTAAACGCGTTAGATTTAGAGCGCTTCGTTTATCCAATTCTTATCCAACGAGTAGAATTTCATCAGAATAGTGAAAATTATCTTTGTCGGAGTTTTTTGAAGTTGtagataaaatcaaaattaaaaaacaaagtgtAAATGGATCCTCTGAGACATATACTTgacgaatattatatatcaaacgCATtcgttcatttatttttttattattaattattcattattaatttaataatagctaattcattttataatttaaaaaatttttattttatattataggtatataaaataaagtttcttattaatttgCTTTGCACAGATTTGACCTgacttttgcaaataaaaaaaaaagctataTTTTATAGTCGTAAAATACTGTTGTAACGTATGACTCTGTAAGAGAATGCGGACTAAAGAAAACAGGGATATAAACATGTTATTCCAATGACACGAAACTGGCAACCGAAAGATATACGCGAGTTTTATCAATCTTCAGCAGATGCGAGCGGAATATGAAATGGCGATTTGTTCCGCTCGATAGAATTTGCAGTGTACGCACCGTTGAGATATGTAACGGTGAGATACAGGATGGACATATTTATGTACGAACTGCATTTGCTAGATGCAAATATCGGGCAGTTGGACAGCAACATCAAGCTACTTGCTTGATAGCCATAAACAAATCTTCCAATAACCAAAGTAGTACAACCGCCAGCGAaccttttttctcttatcgGAAAACATGCAAGAACATCAATAAAAAACACTCACCCTATCTTGGTGATGAGCTTTCCGTGAACATGAAGATACGAAGTGACGAATCGCTTGTTCacctacaaaaaaaaaaacacaaaactGTGAAGCGATAGATAAAACATTGTCTCTATCATCAgacgtattaaaaatgtatcaataataattttatcaaaagtatatCAACAATATATCAATAGTAGTTGTTATCAGGCAAATTAATAGTCGagatatacattatattatactaattatcattaatgtttatcaattttaattttaaaaaatataagaaatcaaGAGCTTTAAAAGAATGTTGCATCTGCTTGGTAGATACGTAGCACTTTCTCTTCTGAATACGAAAGATATACACTATGGAAGACGTGGCTTTTGGAATCTATTAGGCAAATACGAAAGGGAAATAGGTACCTCGACACTCGTTAATTGCGATAACTCCTCCAAGTCGCTTGCGTGGGACAATCTCGCTTCATTGGCCGCGCTTGTTGTACGTCGCACTCGCCTACCGTCGCCAGGATGAATCCACGTTTCTCTCCTCAGCCCGCCGCCGATGATGTTTGCACCTTCCTTTTCCTTCATCCTCGCCCGCTCCTTCGACTCCCTTTCCTCCTTCCGTTTACGTTCGATAGACTCGTACTAAGAATATTTCGTTTATTCAGAAAGTACCTCTACCGTGTATACCTGATGCATTTACGATGCATCGTGTATCAGATGCAGTGCATGATATAAATCAGCATTTACAATTGTCGGTGTATGTTACAAATGTCGTTATATGCACATCGTTGCCATGTATGTACAAGTGTAGAAGTTACGAGCACTACATGGCGTTATGCACGGTGATCCGCGACCAAATCGGTCTCTAATTTACAGATTCTTCGACGGGAATTTAATTCGTGATCTAATCACCGAACTATTTTATCgtagtatatgaaataaataaagttatcagttttcaataaataatattttctatcaaaTTCTATTAAGTACCgttgacaaattttattattggaaTAGAGACGACGATGGTAACGGAACTCCCTTTGTACAGTCAGCTAGTCATACAAAGAGTGTCCATCGGACAATATTTGTATTCCTCATTTGTACAAATTCCCGTGTCTATGATAAGTGCATGCTAACGAAATGTGCAGAGCTCTAGCGAAGATAAGAAAAGTCTCTAACATGGATTTACAGCAAAGCATTTCTGGAAATTTAGGAACATCGGCTCTTACAAACAGGCAGTCTCAAAAATGCTGCAGGCATATCGTTAGCAAATATTGTGTTCTTGTGTGAATTTCTCCAAAAGTATGAGTGGTTCCGCCCACCTTTGTATATATTACACTTAATTAACTATTCTGTACACGTTTCTTTTCTGTGTAGTGTTcttaatcatttattaaagCTAACATTCGCATGAGCGattactacaaaaaaaaaaacagctatGCAGaagtgtatttaaataatagcaGATATATGCAAGAACGATATTTACTGTTTTAATAGTTGCAAAAGGCATTAATTCGCCGCATTTGCCATCAAGAGTTAATGGAATGTAAAGATTCTAAGTACACAGATGGATTGAAACATCAAGGCTCCAAAAAGCacgtaaaatagaaaatttaatatgacaagcagtaaaataataattaacaggTAAATAAAGCCTTGATAAAgcctaaataaataaatgatgaaTAAACATCTAGAGAATTCACACCAAGTATCAAAATTTACTTACATAATGTAGATACTGGCGGcaaaagaaaatcaaaatattattaacgttaGTATAGATACAAACGGTTTAACGATACGTTTCATAAGTTCCCTTACCTTCTTTCTGTTTTCGTCGAAGAGCCCTATCAGGCTTTCTCTGGCAGAATGGAAAGGATTGGACGCCATAAGAGATCTCATGTAATAATACACGGCATCCAATTTCCGTCTCTGAAAACACGAGAAAAtaatgagagaaaaatatgtatacattaaattacattcactacaataaatgtaattagtaAATGCGTACCGCATAATGCGCCAGTAAGGCAAGTTGATTATAAGGTCTGCCATTTTTAGGATTAATTTGTTGTGCTTTCAAGTACCACctgtacagaaaaaaattaaatccaaTATGTCGAGTCTTTAGAATTATTGCTGtcataattcataattatatattataaacactTACTGCCTAGATTTTCCATAATTGCTCGTTTCGTTCGCTTGCTCCCTATACCTCGCCAAGTCtcccaaaaataaaaatatcttttgcgCACTGACTAAGGCCAGTCCTAAGAGTCCGAGACCCTTAGGTAGACTCGTCAACGCAAAAAACGTGTCTAATTTGAACTGATACGTAGTCTCGAGAGTAGTCAGTAAACTTTCCAGATAAACGGTACCCTCATCAatgatatttaacattatctGCTTGTAACGTTCCCGTCCTTCCGAGTTTTCTTTGGGCATCGCTTTTCGCAGCATTTCGATcagattataaaacaatatcttCCAAAAGTGTTGCTCAACGTTTTCCGCCTGGCAGAATTTGATATCAGTCTCAAGCAAGATCTTTAAGCTCTGTTGAAGGAAGTGTCGTATATACGAGACTCTATCCAAACGCGAGGTAAAGCCACCGGAACTTATTATCCATTGTAGTTCCAGATCGGCACGTTCTATGTCCAATAGAAGGCAGTGATTTTTTGCTGAgtgaaaactaaaaaaaaattaaataataatttaatgtaaacgcatatataacaaaatccTAGAATGATATAACAATGCGTAACGTaagaataattgaatatataccTAGCTGAAAATGGGTCATACCACGAAGGTCTCACATTTCCGATTTGATCGTTCATGTACGGCGATGGCATACCGTCCAATTGAGCGCCATGGAAAGAGTAATGTGGCAATGTGATACCTACATTAGATTGAAATACTGGAACGCTTGAGACTTGCATGTCACTATCCCTTAAAGAGAATAAATCGTTTTATTAtctcttataattaatacatcgCAAGAACGAGAAGAGAAGtgactgttacctctgtacaGCTGCTCTGCTTCCGGGAGAAGTGATAACGATAGGTTTATATGGATTATTCGGATCAAAAAGCGTTCTCTGTTGTTGCTGTCCGGTTCTTTGCTGAGAAGTTGTAGCTGTCTGATTGGCAGACGACTGGCTAGTCTCATTAGGCAAGATCAAGACGCCCGGTTGAGCGTTACTGTATCCCGTCGGAGACGATCGGTGTCCTATCGAGTTCGAATTCACGCTCGAAAGGGGAGCAGTGTGAGAGGAAACTTTAGGAGTTTGTCTCCCGTCATCCGACTCGCAAGTCGATATTTTTCTGCCAGTTCTCCAATCTTCGTCTAAGTACCTATCAGTTctgaaataagatatttttatacatatagtaatttgagatatttatacCTAAAAATTGCGCATACATAATCcaagttttaaagaaataaatacctGCGTCTATGAAGATCATCGAAATTTCTATAGTTGACACCATAATTTCTGTCTTTACTCGATTCTCGACTATGCTGAATAATATTACGCCTCCTGTGATCGTACCGCCTACcgctattattattgttattattcttttgattattattataattatcgttcTCTCTGTTTTGTTGATTTTTCTGACGTTCGCGGCTGTTACCTCGTCCTTTGTCTCTGCTACTGCCACttgaataattcaaaataatctcATTAAACGAAGAATCTTTCGATATTTGTAATCATcttttaaatagataaaaaaccTATAAAGTTCTACTTACCGATCAGCATCACGATGTTtatcacgttttttttttttacgtcgcCTGTTACTCTCACCTACGGCCTGACTTCGCGGCACACTTGTGCTTTCCCGTATGCTTAATACGGACGAACTACGGCTCAAATGTTCTTGTTCTAACTTCTCATTCAATTCAACTTCTTCACACCAGTcctaattgaaatataattctatatatttatattgcccagggaatattttaaatattaattcatcaatttatatacttacaaaTGTTTCAGATGCGGTATAAGATGATTTGTTACATGATTCGCTTTTCACAGAGCAAGGATTTGTGTTTTGTTGATTATTCTGCTTGTCCAGACTTGAACTGTGCTCATAGGTATTACTGGTAATTGTTCTTTGCCTTAATTATACCAAAGTTATGTTATTAAACGCATATAAAAgcatgaaaaaagaaataattgtatgAATATTTAGTTACATGTTACTGGTGCGATTGTCTGTTGGTGATGTTGCGCCTCTGCGATGATTCTCAGGTGATCTGTGGCCTCTGTTCGAATTTGATTGCGAAGTTGCGGGCGACGCGGATGACGGCGGTGGCATCATTACGCTATCGGCACGACTTAAGCTTTCCATGCTGGTGTACATAGTGCTATTGCTACCACGGCGATCATAAGACCTGTTAATCGCAAATTTTGTAATGTTccaataaaagtttttacagattacttaaacaaaaaaatcaatataaatataataatatatatttctaccgATTCATATATTCCTGGCTAGGAGTATGGGATCTGGAACTCGGAGCAGAGTACTGTTCAGGTGTAACAGGCCTGAAATTGCTGCTTGCTGTACCATCTAATTCCTCGGGTCTCAGTCTACCTCTACCTCTGCTTCTCGTCGGTACGGTATTAGCCCAATTAGATTGCGGTGGCAACGATCCAGATGGTGGCAGATTTTGCATGGTTTGCGAATGCTGCATCGCTGGTGAGTAATTATAACTGGACATACCCTGCTAATACATATTAGAATCCACATGTTACTTCAATTATAAATCACCATATtggatataaattaatacccgcaaaatataaaaaataagataaaacagCACTGAACGAATTTTTACCTGAAATGTAATGCTGCTACCGTTCCAGGTGTCCTCTGTGGACGTTCCTGGATTGTTGCTAGGTAACGCGTACCCATTATCAAGaagatatttcttttgaaATCGTGGTGGCAGTTGTtctaactttatatttttcgataaactGTCTTTCGCGTTGCCGCGTCGGCCTGAGGGTGGCTTGCCTTGAAACTTATCCGAATGCCCAGCGGGCTCAACACTACGAGTGTCTCGCGTACGATTAAAATCGTTCTGGTTGGTCATAGATAAAGGTTCCGAGCCCTaataacacataaaaaaaatttatttccacGTTGAGCTATCCAGACTTctgcattataattttataatctattattatagtactttaatatttcaaatcaaACAAACCTGTCTGACTTCACGTAGATTATCCTTTCGATTCGCACAGTTTCTAGCGGATACCGGTGATTCGGATCGCCAATACCAACGCTCCTCGTTCTCGTTCGCATGACGATGTCGACGGTTACCCGAATACCGTTTACTGGTGTCATCTCTACCTCTGCCTTCGCTTTCATTGTCTCGCGTGCTGTGACTGCTCGCTCGACTACAATCGCTTTTATGATTACGATTGGAATG
This genomic interval carries:
- the LOC139824530 gene encoding telomerase-binding protein EST1A isoform X1, coding for MANRDKGRRKWGGFSQESMTSKLEKDRLAGIRGGGNRASQALYRPGSGPLRKSGRSNSTADEYDNENGSQEKSRMTSVQYRPRQSQVNRANQAQDSPPLSQIDNVAEKLDNTHINYRNSSNSEPAQSTGNSSGGGAGRNDPKKKNRKPEQLLYVPKKVKEALAEQDGTNRSPSHSAWEREREDSNDRDSHSNRNHKSDCSRASSHSTRDNESEGRGRDDTSKRYSGNRRHRHANENEERWYWRSESPVSARNCANRKDNLREVRQGSEPLSMTNQNDFNRTRDTRSVEPAGHSDKFQGKPPSGRRGNAKDSLSKNIKLEQLPPRFQKKYLLDNGYALPSNNPGTSTEDTWNGSSITFQQGMSSYNYSPAMQHSQTMQNLPPSGSLPPQSNWANTVPTRSRGRGRLRPEELDGTASSNFRPVTPEQYSAPSSRSHTPSQEYMNRSYDRRGSNSTMYTSMESLSRADSVMMPPPSSASPATSQSNSNRGHRSPENHRRGATSPTDNRTSNMQRTITSNTYEHSSSLDKQNNQQNTNPCSVKSESCNKSSYTASETFDWCEEVELNEKLEQEHLSRSSSVLSIRESTSVPRSQAVGESNRRRKKKKRDKHRDADRGSSRDKGRGNSRERQKNQQNRENDNYNNNQKNNNNNNSGRRYDHRRRNIIQHSRESSKDRNYGVNYRNFDDLHRRRTDRYLDEDWRTGRKISTCESDDGRQTPKVSSHTAPLSSVNSNSIGHRSSPTGYSNAQPGVLILPNETSQSSANQTATTSQQRTGQQQQRTLFDPNNPYKPIVITSPGSRAAVQRDSDMQVSSVPVFQSNVGITLPHYSFHGAQLDGMPSPYMNDQIGNVRPSWYDPFSASFHSAKNHCLLLDIERADLELQWIISSGGFTSRLDRVSYIRHFLQQSLKILLETDIKFCQAENVEQHFWKILFYNLIEMLRKAMPKENSEGRERYKQIMLNIIDEGTVYLESLLTTLETTYQFKLDTFFALTSLPKGLGLLGLALVSAQKIFLFLGDLARYREQANETSNYGKSRQWYLKAQQINPKNGRPYNQLALLAHYARRKLDAVYYYMRSLMASNPFHSARESLIGLFDENRKKYESIERKRKEERESKERARMKEKEGANIIGGGLRRETWIHPGDGRRVRRTTSAANEARLSHASDLEELSQLTSVEVNKRFVTSYLHVHGKLITKIGMETFQEAGVQMLKEFRALLQHSPLPLPGTRLLQLLALNMFAIETTQLKDSQMEQGYRSEVQERALVVSLQMFSLILERGVSLLKAQLDSEQEPRLVVGEDLQVLLPAIKIWCDWMLCHSTVWNPPPSCTDYRVGPPGDAWSRLATMVNLLEKLNYTRTTLIQGKDTEDREEDLELVKLPEDITLAGFTPLMLNPQDPCYVEKTEDMEVAQMCLRISKILFFGQVFLCGLETPVLKLQKSETGVSEYVSVVEASSTSSPSSPPTQSDSELLVESYSEGEEEESIPTLRRLPSCGNVPDDTTAPVAAVEIRSLIERKEELERRQRKQDRHRQRVQAILQKSSVSVEIEVRPRQLVPDTNCFIDYLQQLQTIARATSGAQPIYTLMVPLVVLSELEGLARGADARDCPPASKAALNPEHLARVAENAKAALAFARSRNPAIRCLTTRGTVLTSSTFTVEENCDKDGLTRNDDRILTTCLSLCRINKDQASAEEGQPRRLRREVVLLTEDRNLRVKALARDVPVREVPDFMQWAGLG